One genomic window of Mucilaginibacter sp. SJ includes the following:
- a CDS encoding arylsulfatase — protein MKKFLQIIFFFSIANNPIFAQDKQPAKRPNIIIILADDMGYSDIGCFGSETQTPNLDAMAKGGLRMTQFYNASRCCPTRASLLTGLYQHQAGVGDMVNHRDVPAYQGYLNQNCVTIAEALKEGGYNTLMAGKWHVGTDPSRWPVKRGFDHYFGLIDGASSYFTPTMPYRPNQKLTIALDDKEYTPGPNWYSTNAYADYALKFIEGNKGTGKPFFLYMAFTSPHWPIQALPEDIAKYKSKYLKGWDKLRQERLERQKQLGIIAKDEKLSPRDKSVPEWDNLTPEEKEQFDTKMAVYAAMVDRMDQNIGRIRKKLKEMGEDKNTVIMFLSDNGASNETIAGPGFTPEVLAANGKPASDPTCFTSYGPLGANVSNTPFRLFKHWEYEGGTATPFIAYYPDVIKPGSIVNKPAHIIDLMATCLDLAGAAYPKVYHGNNITPTEGISMVPVFKGQKWQGHNGLFFEHEGNRAVRQGDWKLVSQRPENKWELYNISTDRSELNNLSAKYPQKVAELEAMYKVWATRAGVVEFDKLAKAKGE, from the coding sequence ATGAAAAAGTTCCTTCAAATCATCTTTTTTTTTTCAATAGCAAACAATCCAATATTTGCCCAGGATAAGCAACCGGCTAAGCGGCCAAACATCATTATTATTTTGGCCGATGATATGGGCTACTCGGATATCGGCTGTTTCGGCTCTGAAACCCAAACGCCCAATCTTGATGCGATGGCCAAAGGCGGTTTGCGCATGACCCAGTTTTACAATGCATCGCGCTGTTGCCCAACCCGCGCATCGTTACTCACCGGGCTTTATCAGCACCAGGCCGGGGTAGGTGATATGGTAAACCACCGGGATGTGCCGGCTTATCAGGGCTACCTGAACCAAAACTGCGTAACCATAGCCGAGGCACTTAAAGAAGGCGGCTATAACACATTAATGGCGGGCAAATGGCATGTGGGTACAGACCCCTCGCGCTGGCCGGTTAAACGCGGGTTTGATCATTATTTTGGTTTGATAGATGGGGCAAGCAGTTATTTTACTCCAACAATGCCTTACCGCCCTAATCAAAAACTTACCATTGCTTTAGATGATAAGGAATATACGCCGGGGCCAAACTGGTATTCAACCAATGCTTATGCCGATTATGCCCTTAAGTTTATTGAAGGTAATAAAGGCACGGGCAAGCCATTTTTCCTGTACATGGCTTTTACCAGTCCGCACTGGCCAATTCAGGCGCTGCCTGAGGATATTGCCAAATATAAAAGCAAATACCTGAAAGGCTGGGATAAGCTCAGGCAGGAACGGCTGGAACGTCAAAAACAATTGGGGATCATCGCTAAGGATGAAAAACTTTCGCCAAGGGATAAGAGCGTACCGGAATGGGATAACCTTACTCCGGAAGAAAAAGAGCAGTTTGATACCAAAATGGCCGTATATGCTGCCATGGTCGACCGGATGGATCAGAACATAGGGCGCATCAGAAAAAAACTTAAAGAGATGGGAGAAGATAAAAATACGGTGATCATGTTTCTGTCGGATAACGGCGCCAGTAATGAAACTATCGCGGGTCCGGGTTTTACCCCCGAGGTACTGGCCGCAAACGGTAAGCCTGCGAGTGATCCAACATGTTTTACCTCCTACGGGCCATTGGGTGCTAATGTGAGCAATACGCCCTTTCGCTTGTTTAAGCACTGGGAATACGAGGGTGGCACAGCTACCCCTTTTATCGCTTATTACCCCGATGTGATTAAGCCCGGCTCAATTGTTAATAAACCAGCCCACATTATCGATCTGATGGCAACCTGCCTTGATCTGGCCGGTGCAGCGTATCCTAAAGTTTATCATGGTAATAACATTACGCCAACTGAAGGTATAAGCATGGTGCCGGTATTTAAAGGACAGAAGTGGCAGGGGCATAACGGGCTGTTTTTTGAACATGAGGGTAATCGTGCTGTAAGACAGGGCGACTGGAAACTGGTATCTCAACGCCCCGAAAATAAATGGGAGCTTTACAATATCAGCACCGACCGCTCCGAATTAAACAACCTTAGCGCCAAATATCCGCAAAAAGTAGCCGAACTTGAAGCAATGTACAAGGTATGGGCCACCAGGGCAGGAGTGGTGGAGTTTGATAAATTGGCAAAAGCGAAAGGCGAATAA